One window of Falco cherrug isolate bFalChe1 chromosome W, bFalChe1.pri, whole genome shotgun sequence genomic DNA carries:
- the LOC129734546 gene encoding uncharacterized protein LOC129734546: MALQDTDQCKMSGVLNEAVAAIQGLGQQLAEHWDPAQNVHVVMAPRPPSATQDSESSLPGKPPGEASTASLVQEECEDGEHMASAMSGEHQGEASTAIFSPAAHEEDLASLLPQISLDDAAIPHLDRAGEDKRGYMDSTLSAESWHQEQPGHSAIEEDKREDDDSGKELCQGEDIAIHSIMAHPSFLELFQDPRGGFQEGQPAPAQSDDTWPCSKPRDEPEDEPGTSPSVALARQGEA, from the exons atggctctgcaggacacagacCAGTGTAAAATGAGTGGGGTCCTGAACGAGGCTGTGGCTGCGATCCAGGGACTCGGTCAGCAACTGGCAGAACACTGGGACCCAGCACAAAACGTGCATGTGGTGATGGCACCAAGACCACCTTCAGCAACTCAGGACAGCGAGTCTTCCTTGCCTGGAAAGCCTCCAGGagaggccagcacagcctctctcGTGCAAGAGGAATGTGAGGATGGGGAACACATGGCTTCTGCCATGTCTGGAGAGCATCAAGGagaggccagcacagccattttctccccagcagcGCACGAGGAAGATCTGGCTTCATTGCTGCCTCAGATCTCTCTGGATGATGCTGCCATACCCCACCTTGACCGAGCAGGGGAAGATAAAAGAGGTTACATGGATTCTACCTTGTCTGCAGAGTCTTGGCACCAG GAGCAGCCAGGGCACTCAGCCATAGAGGAGGACAAGCGGGAAGACGACGACAGTGGCAAAGAGCTGTGCCAAGGGGAAGACATCGCCATCCACAGCATTATGGCCCACCCCTCATTCCTGGAGCTGTTCCAGGACCCCCGTGGTGGTTTCCAGGaggggcagccagcccctgcGCAGAGCGATGACACGTGGCCCTGCTCCAAGCCCAGGGACGAGCCCGAGGATGAGCCAGGTACATCCCCGAGTGTAGCGCTGGCCCGGCAAGGGGAGGCTTAG